TTTGAAGTTATGGTCTCCAATCCGAGGACTCCCGAAAGCAAAAACTGTGATAGGAACTTgctttttttgaagatttatattgatattattctttttgcCATAGACAAGATCTGCAGCTGATAGAACTGACATAACTGCGCCCAAGCTATGGCCTGTGAAGGTGATGCTTATTTCTTCATCCTTGTAAAGTTCTAGCAACCTCTTGAGCTCTCCTTGtacctaaaaccaaaaccaagacACGATGCCATTAggagaaagaaggagaaatgGAAGTAGTGTTGTTGACGTTGTAATGGGTCGCCCCGCCACGTTTTGAGCTCAACCCATTTCGGCCTTGATAACTTGAACCTGTCACTGAAGTGAATGCGatgataaaagagaaaggtGAGGACCTGTTCTTGTGCACTAGTCGTGTCATAAGGTGAGCGAGAATCAGAAGCGGTATAGATGTCGAGCCAGCCACTTCCAATACGAGGGTTATCTTTGGGGTCAGTTACTGGGAAAACCGAGATAGCTGGCTCAAGCGGAAAATCGAAATCATTAGCCCATTCATATGGCTGTAGAGTTCCTCTCCATGCAACAACAATGTCTCTCCTCCCTAACATCGCTTTTCCCTGGTCTGTAGCAACCGCAATGTAACCCATCCAGTTAGTCTGCACGCGAGATGCATCCTTTGACAAAGACTTTACGATGAAAGAGATTGGTAACTTTATGGAAGCTGTTGCGTAGATGTACTTAGTCACTTTGTACCTGAAAATCTATCATGGGTAAGCTTACATCGTCGAATCAAAGATGAAACATTGTGGGAGTATGGTACCTGAAAGGGTTGGCTTTAAGGAAGCCGGTTCGAGCTAACAGTCGGTTCTTGGAGTAATAACAATCACCGGCGTATCTGGACTTACGGTCCCAGTTAAAGGCATCGTAACCAACCTGAGACATCTCGCCGTAGTGAATGATGTAGCGGCGAAGATCCGGGTCAAGTGGATCAAGCAGGCCTTTCCATTTGTTTTGGCCACTTAGCACCTTCCATCTCTTTGGTATGCCCTCCACCATGtttgcctttgtttttttttcacaaacctttttcttcttgttcttgatgtttGGAGAGTAACATTGCTCCTTGTGTGAAAGAATTGGATAATGCGTGAAGGAAATGGTCCTTAATGTATGGCCCTTCACATAAATAGTGCCGGTTTAAGTTTATTTTAAGTGTACGtttattacaaatttgtaGGATTCACATCACTTTTTTTAACGGTTAATCAACGCTTAAAACATGTACTATTGTTAGTTACAtcgaaattaaattaattaaagactATTTCCTCTATAGCCTGTCTAATTTTATTCGGCTAAACCAAACCGGAAACATCTATCCAGAACCGAAGCAGGGGCTTATACTTAGCGACCAGCGTTGTTAAGGTGCAATTGAGTACTTGACCGGTGAGTTTCAATGTATTCATGTTCTCTGCTCTGCCTCATTCTTGAAGATTCCATTATCTTTCATCAATGGTTTGGAACCTGAAactaaatttctcaaaaagaGTTGTCACCATCAAGTAAGACTGGTTCGCTCGCCAGAGCATGTTGTCTAATATCTGGATCTTTCCTGCAAACAGAATCAGCCACCCCTTATGACCATTGTCTTCATTTTCCGACATTCCTCTCTGTAGATAAACCTTTCTGGCACTGCTTCAGAATCATCTGAACATTCTTTTGCAAAATCAGACAGTCATGATTCAGGAGTTTTTGAACATGGGGACTTGTGACCTCGGAaagctcttcttctcatctGTAATGGACTGATTAGACCGCCTCAGAGAAGTTAACAGGTTATAAAGATCCGCATGACAAAGCAAGCATCATCCTTGGTTCAGTTTTCTAGCTGAACAATACCCATGGCTTCTTTCCATATTCATGATTTCTTTTCAAAGCATATTCATGTAATAATTAGAAGGGGAGGCAATGGTTTTCCATAAACGAAAGAGGCTTCAGCAAGCAAGTCTTGAACCACATCTGAACAAAGTTTCTCAACAGGGTTTCTGACTGTAATGAACTTGATCCTAAACAAATTTTGCAGTATCAGAAACCAAGAGTTAACAAACTAGAAACATCATAGTACGAATTACATGTGCTACTATAAAGTATGAAGTACCTGGAAGCCTCAAATTTCTCCAGCACATGTTTTTCCATAGCTCAAGAAACTGAATCTTCTTGGGtcaaaaatttgtatttatttagaaatgacaaagaaagaaggaCTCAAGAATTGTCAACACCAAAGTTTACAATGGAAGGATCAACAATCTTCAGAGAAAGCCAATCAGCACCAGTTTTACAACGAGTACCTTTACCTGCAAAAtgtcaaaagaagagaaaatttcagttttcaagaccaaaaaaaaaatgacttcTGGAGAAACAGGCATAACATAAACACATATGTCAGTTGactaaaacaaactaaattaTACGACTCTCTTAAACTTACGTTTCTGCATATTGTTAAGGATGGGACAGGAGGAAACTTGTCCCACTGGAACtgcaacaaaacacaaaacctgTGACCAAGAAAGCAGTACAGGACTGAAGCTTATATACCAGAAACCAAACTCATTTCCCAAACTCCAacttttaaacaaacaaaaatgctGAATGTACTTCGAAATTCTAACCTGACCCTTGCCGTTTTGATTTGCTTTGTCTTGATAGCTTCAAAGCTATGTTCCGTCGATTCCTCTGTGTATGACCCACACAAAACCCTGAAGCAGCGGTTCGAGAAGTGGCTTAAAACCCACAGCAAATTATATGGAGGAAGGGATGAGTGGATGCTACGGTTTGGGATATATCAGTCTAACGTCCAGTTGATTGACTACATCAACTCCCTCCACTTGCCCTTTAAGCTAACGGATAATAGATTTGCAGATATGACCAATTCTGAGTTTAAGGCCCATTTTCTCGGGTTGAACACGTCTTCCTTGAGGTTACACAAGAAGCAGAGACCAGTTTGTGACCCAGCAGGCAATGTCCCGGACGCTGTGGACTGGAGGACTCAAGGTGCTGTGACTCCTATCAGAAATCAAGGAAAATGCGGTatgaaattatgtttttacaTAATTCATTCTAAACATAAAACCTTGCAAACATTCATTATTCAACTGATGACATTCTGATTgcgttttgtttttcttgttgcagGAGGTTGCTGGGCATTCTCTGCAGTAGCAGCTATTGAAGGCATCAACAAGATTAAAACAGGGAATTTAGTGTCTCTCtcagaacaacaactcatAGATTGTGATGTCGGCACTTACAACAAAGGCTGTAGTGGCGGATTAATGGAAACAGCATTTGAATTCATCAAAACCAATGGTGGACTCGCCACGGAGACCGACTACCCATACACAGGCATAGAGGGTACCTGCGAccaagaaaaatccaaaaataaggTAGTTACGATACAAGGATACCAAAAGGTAGCCCAAAACGAGGCGAGCCTACAAATCGCTGCAGCTCAACAGCCAGTATCAGTTGGAATCGATGCTGGTGGGTTTATCTTTCAGCTCTACTCCTCCGGTGTTTTCACAAATTACTGTGGAACAAATCTCAACCATGGAGTGACTGTTGTTGGATATGGAGTAGAAGGCGATCAAAAGTACTGGATCGTAAAGAATTCATGGGGAACTGGCTGGGGTGAAGAAGGCTACATACGGATGGAGCGTGGTGTAAGTGAAGACACGGGTAAATGTGGTATTGCTATGATGGCAAGCTATCCCTTGCAGTGAGTCCATGAATCTCCATAAGCGTTAGAACCTTTTCCTTTTGGATAACAATGCTCTCTGTATGACTATCTGCAATAGCGCAGCTAAAATAATTACGATTGTAAAATAAAGTACTAGAGATAATTGAGAGGCAGGTTATCGTTAACAGGATTCTAAAGTCAAGATGCGATTATAAGAGAAACATGTGTTTTCTATAATACCTGCCTAAGCACATGAGGCTCGCTTGAACGATTGGTACTTTCTCCTA
This sequence is a window from Arabidopsis thaliana chromosome 1 sequence. Protein-coding genes within it:
- a CDS encoding Cysteine proteinases superfamily protein (Cysteine proteinases superfamily protein; FUNCTIONS IN: cysteine-type peptidase activity, cysteine-type endopeptidase activity; INVOLVED IN: proteolysis; LOCATED IN: endomembrane system; EXPRESSED IN: petal, leaf whorl, sepal, flower; EXPRESSED DURING: 4 anthesis, petal differentiation and expansion stage; CONTAINS InterPro DOMAIN/s: Peptidase C1A, papain (InterPro:IPR013128), Proteinase inhibitor I29, cathepsin propeptide (InterPro:IPR013201), Peptidase C1A, papain C-terminal (InterPro:IPR000668), Peptidase, cysteine peptidase active site (InterPro:IPR000169); BEST Arabidopsis thaliana protein match is: Granulin repeat cysteine protease family protein (TAIR:AT3G19390.1); Has 7835 Blast hits to 7772 proteins in 746 species: Archae - 66; Bacteria - 269; Metazoa - 3267; Fungi - 4; Plants - 1872; Viruses - 136; Other Eukaryotes - 2221 (source: NCBI BLink).), which codes for MLNVLRNSNLTLAVLICFVLIASKLCSVDSSVYDPHKTLKQRFEKWLKTHSKLYGGRDEWMLRFGIYQSNVQLIDYINSLHLPFKLTDNRFADMTNSEFKAHFLGLNTSSLRLHKKQRPVCDPAGNVPDAVDWRTQGAVTPIRNQGKCGGCWAFSAVAAIEGINKIKTGNLVSLSEQQLIDCDVGTYNKGCSGGLMETAFEFIKTNGGLATETDYPYTGIEGTCDQEKSKNKVVTIQGYQKVAQNEASLQIAAAQQPVSVGIDAGGFIFQLYSSGVFTNYCGTNLNHGVTVVGYGVEGDQKYWIVKNSWGTGWGEEGYIRMERGVSEDTGKCGIAMMASYPLQ
- a CDS encoding alpha/beta-Hydrolases superfamily protein, whose product is MGYIAVATDQGKAMLGRRDIVVAWRGTLQPYEWANDFDFPLEPAISVFPVTDPKDNPRIGSGWLDIYTASDSRSPYDTTSAQEQVQGELKRLLELYKDEEISITFTGHSLGAVMSVLSAADLVYGKKNNININLQKKQVPITVFAFGSPRIGDHNFKNVVDSLQPLNILRIVNVPDVAPHYPLLLYSEIGEVLEINTLNSTYLKRSLNFRNYHNLEIYLHGMAGMQDTDGVFKLEIGRDISLVNKGLDALKDEYLVPSTWRCLANKGMLQMDDGTWKLDVHRRDHDDDVDADDNDDSSTSNQLQELNTD
- a CDS encoding alpha/beta-Hydrolases superfamily protein (alpha/beta-Hydrolases superfamily protein; FUNCTIONS IN: triglyceride lipase activity; INVOLVED IN: lipid metabolic process; LOCATED IN: cellular_component unknown; EXPRESSED IN: 10 plant structures; EXPRESSED DURING: 4 anthesis, F mature embryo stage, petal differentiation and expansion stage, E expanded cotyledon stage; CONTAINS InterPro DOMAIN/s: Lipase, class 3 (InterPro:IPR002921); BEST Arabidopsis thaliana protein match is: alpha/beta-Hydrolases superfamily protein (TAIR:AT2G31100.1); Has 1168 Blast hits to 1158 proteins in 211 species: Archae - 0; Bacteria - 223; Metazoa - 26; Fungi - 117; Plants - 633; Viruses - 4; Other Eukaryotes - 165 (source: NCBI BLink).), which codes for MVEGIPKRWKVLSGQNKWKGLLDPLDPDLRRYIIHYGEMSQVGYDAFNWDRKSRYAGDCYYSKNRLLARTGFLKANPFRYKVTKYIYATASIKLPISFIVKSLSKDASRVQTNWMGYIAVATDQGKAMLGRRDIVVAWRGTLQPYEWANDFDFPLEPAISVFPVTDPKDNPRIGSGWLDIYTASDSRSPYDTTSAQEQVQGELKRLLELYKDEEISITFTGHSLGAVMSVLSAADLVYGKKNNININLQKKQVPITVFAFGSPRIGDHNFKNVVDSLQPLNILRIVNVPDVAPHYPLLLYSEIGEVLEINTLNSTYLKRSLNFRNYHNLEIYLHGMAGMQDTDGVFKLEIGRDISLVNKGLDALKDEYLVPSTWRCLANKGMLQMDDGTWKLDVHRRDHDDDVDADDNDDSSTSNQLQELNTD